One window of Alkaliphilus metalliredigens QYMF genomic DNA carries:
- a CDS encoding ABC transporter ATP-binding protein, with protein MIVEVRNIVKRYGESIAVDHVNLSIKEGAIFGLLGPNGAGKSTMINMMIGLARIDGGEIKILGKDIKKHEMFVKSHIGIVPQDIAIFEDLTAEENVTFFGKLYGLKGSSLKQGVEEALAFVGLWDRRKQFSKNYSGGMKRRLNIACAIAHKPKLIIMDEPTVGIDPQSRNLILQSVKALNQMGSTVIYTSHYMEEVEEICTDVTIMDHGKIIAQGTKEELKELISSEEKITVEISTISHTVGENIKKIDGVRECTLRDQYLEVISQKNSKNTGEIIDAVLESGSKVQSFNVESPTLEDVFLTLTGRSLRD; from the coding sequence ATGATTGTTGAAGTGAGAAATATAGTGAAAAGATATGGTGAGTCAATTGCTGTGGATCATGTAAACTTAAGTATAAAAGAAGGCGCAATTTTTGGGTTATTAGGCCCCAATGGTGCCGGAAAAAGCACCATGATTAATATGATGATAGGTCTAGCTAGAATTGATGGAGGAGAAATCAAAATCCTAGGGAAGGACATTAAAAAACATGAAATGTTTGTTAAAAGTCACATTGGAATTGTACCCCAGGACATCGCAATCTTTGAAGATTTAACGGCGGAAGAAAATGTAACCTTCTTTGGAAAATTGTATGGATTAAAGGGAAGTTCATTGAAACAAGGTGTTGAAGAGGCACTGGCCTTTGTGGGTTTGTGGGATAGAAGAAAGCAATTTTCAAAGAACTATTCTGGAGGAATGAAAAGAAGGTTAAATATTGCATGCGCTATTGCACATAAGCCCAAATTGATTATTATGGATGAGCCTACAGTTGGTATCGACCCTCAATCACGAAATTTAATACTTCAATCAGTGAAAGCCTTAAACCAAATGGGCTCCACCGTCATTTATACCTCACATTATATGGAGGAGGTAGAGGAAATTTGCACAGATGTGACGATCATGGATCATGGGAAAATTATTGCCCAGGGAACCAAGGAAGAGTTGAAGGAACTAATTTCCTCTGAGGAAAAAATTACTGTAGAAATCTCTACCATAAGCCATACTGTCGGGGAGAATATAAAAAAAATTGATGGTGTCAGAGAATGTACATTAAGAGATCAATATCTTGAGGTGATCTCTCAAAAGAATAGCAAAAACACCGGAGAGATTATTGATGCAGTTCTTGAGAGTGGTTCCAAGGTACAGTCATTTAATGTGGAGTCCCCCACCTTAGAAGATGTGTTTTTGACATTAACAGGAAGATCCTTGAGAGATTAG
- the pyrE gene encoding orotate phosphoribosyltransferase, which produces MISEKRVIEILTESNVLLKGHFLLTSGRHSDQYMQCAQILQYPKFTEEISKGLAEEFKDDQIDIVVGPAMGGVILAYEMARQLGVKNLFAERENGKMTLRRGFTIPKGARVLIAEDVITTGGSVREVMEVVKAQGGEVVGVSLLIDRSNGEIQFGTKLRAALTTEVVSYETDECPMCKEGKTELVKPGSRKII; this is translated from the coding sequence ATGATCAGTGAAAAACGAGTAATTGAGATATTAACGGAATCAAATGTGTTATTAAAGGGGCATTTTTTATTAACCTCAGGAAGACATAGTGATCAATATATGCAATGTGCACAAATTTTACAATACCCAAAGTTTACAGAGGAAATTTCTAAAGGCCTAGCAGAGGAATTTAAGGATGATCAAATTGATATTGTTGTTGGACCTGCCATGGGTGGTGTGATCCTTGCTTATGAAATGGCAAGACAGCTAGGGGTAAAAAACCTATTTGCAGAAAGAGAAAATGGCAAGATGACCCTACGAAGGGGATTTACAATTCCCAAGGGGGCAAGGGTGCTGATTGCAGAGGATGTCATCACCACAGGAGGCTCCGTAAGAGAGGTAATGGAAGTAGTGAAGGCTCAGGGTGGAGAAGTGGTGGGTGTATCCCTACTAATCGATCGAAGTAATGGTGAAATTCAATTCGGTACAAAACTTAGGGCAGCATTAACAACAGAGGTTGTTTCATATGAAACAGATGAATGTCCAATGTGCAAAGAAGGAAAGACGGAACTTGTTAAGCCAGGAAGTCGAAAAATTATTTAG
- a CDS encoding dihydroorotate dehydrogenase — MTKVNMKVNIAGVELKNPVMTASGTFGSGREYGEYVDLNQLGAVVVKGVANEPWKGNPSPRIAETYGGMLNSVGLQNPGVDEFIEKDIPFLRQYNTKIIVNIAGRTIEDYCEVVKKLGDADVDLLELNISCPNVKAGGVCFGTDPFMVEEVTKAVKKVAKQPLIVKLTPNVTDIVPIAKAAVAGGADGISLINTLLGMAIDIHKRKPILANVMGGFSGPAIKPVALRMVYQVANAVDVPIIGMGGIMTGEDAVEFILAGASGVAVGTANFINPRATIDVIEGIQGYMEQYSIKDLKEIRGSL, encoded by the coding sequence ATGACTAAGGTGAATATGAAAGTGAATATTGCGGGAGTGGAGCTTAAAAATCCTGTGATGACGGCTTCGGGAACATTTGGATCAGGTAGAGAGTATGGGGAGTATGTGGATTTAAACCAACTAGGTGCTGTGGTGGTCAAAGGGGTGGCCAATGAGCCATGGAAGGGCAACCCCAGCCCGAGAATTGCTGAAACCTATGGGGGAATGTTAAATAGTGTTGGATTACAAAACCCAGGGGTGGATGAGTTCATTGAAAAGGACATTCCCTTCCTTAGACAATATAATACTAAAATCATCGTGAATATTGCAGGAAGAACCATAGAGGATTATTGTGAAGTAGTGAAAAAATTAGGGGATGCCGATGTTGATTTATTAGAGTTGAACATTTCCTGTCCCAATGTGAAGGCCGGTGGGGTTTGCTTTGGGACCGATCCCTTTATGGTAGAGGAAGTGACCAAGGCAGTGAAAAAGGTAGCCAAACAGCCTTTGATTGTGAAGCTAACACCTAATGTGACGGATATTGTACCCATTGCCAAGGCTGCGGTGGCAGGCGGCGCCGATGGAATCTCCTTAATCAATACCCTCTTAGGGATGGCAATTGACATTCATAAAAGAAAGCCTATATTAGCTAATGTCATGGGTGGATTTTCAGGACCGGCCATTAAGCCCGTGGCCCTTCGGATGGTTTACCAAGTGGCCAATGCAGTGGATGTACCCATTATCGGAATGGGAGGCATTATGACTGGGGAGGATGCTGTAGAGTTTATATTAGCAGGAGCCAGTGGTGTCGCTGTGGGCACAGCAAACTTTATCAACCCCAGGGCAACCATTGATGTGATAGAGGGAATACAAGGGTATATGGAGCAATACAGCATTAAGGACTTAAAGGAGATTCGAGGGAGTTTATAA
- a CDS encoding dihydroorotate dehydrogenase electron transfer subunit has protein sequence MKSTCYARIIEHIEIAPDMYKMVLSAEEIVKSAKVGQFVNIHCKYPGSLLPRPISICEIDPEFNTLTLVYAVLGKGTKALSQMMVGEEVEMIGPLGNGFMIPEDAKDHIVIGGGIGTPPLLELVKQLKGNIEVYLGFRCHPILVKTFEKYGAKVYVATEDGSVGTKGNVMDILKERKHKADMIYSCGPKSMLWAVAKWAAEQEIKAQVSMEERMACGIGACVGCTCKTKKKQDQDWQNKRVCKDGPVFWSDEVIWDD, from the coding sequence TTGAAAAGTACCTGTTATGCAAGGATAATAGAGCACATTGAAATTGCACCGGATATGTATAAGATGGTCTTATCTGCTGAGGAAATTGTAAAAAGTGCAAAGGTAGGGCAATTTGTAAATATCCATTGTAAGTATCCTGGAAGTCTACTCCCTAGACCCATTAGCATTTGTGAAATCGATCCTGAATTTAATACATTAACCCTTGTGTATGCTGTGTTAGGAAAGGGAACAAAGGCCCTGTCACAAATGATGGTAGGGGAAGAGGTAGAAATGATTGGACCCTTGGGGAATGGTTTTATGATTCCTGAGGATGCAAAAGATCACATCGTCATAGGTGGCGGCATCGGTACCCCACCCTTGTTGGAATTGGTGAAGCAATTAAAGGGGAATATAGAAGTATATCTGGGTTTTCGATGTCATCCAATACTAGTGAAAACCTTTGAAAAATATGGAGCAAAGGTATATGTTGCCACGGAGGATGGCAGTGTAGGGACAAAGGGAAATGTCATGGATATCCTAAAAGAGAGAAAGCATAAAGCGGATATGATCTACAGCTGTGGACCCAAGTCCATGCTATGGGCTGTTGCCAAATGGGCAGCAGAGCAGGAAATTAAAGCCCAGGTTTCCATGGAAGAACGGATGGCCTGTGGGATTGGGGCTTGTGTGGGATGCACCTGTAAAACAAAGAAAAAGCAAGATCAAGACTGGCAAAACAAACGGGTTTGTAAGGATGGACCTGTATTTTGGAGTGACGAGGTGATCTGGGATGACTAA
- the carB gene encoding carbamoyl-phosphate synthase large subunit has product MPRDHSIRKVLVIGSGPITIGQAAEFDYAGTQACQALKEEGVEVVLVNSNPATIMTDREMADKIYIEPLKVEIIEKIIEKERPDSLIAGMGGQTGLNLAVELHDQGILNKYGVRVIGTSIESIKKGEDRELFKNLMEKIQQPSIESEIITKLEDGLSFAEEIGYPVIVRPAYTLGGAGGGIADDPEALKTILTAGLHLSPVGQVLLERSIKGWKEIEYEVMRDGSGNCITVCNMENIDPVGVHTGDSIVVAPSQTLSDKEYQMLRSASIDIINAIGIEGGCNVQFALDPHSFAYVVIEINPRVSRSSALASKVTGYPIAKVAAKIALGFGLDEIKNAVTKKTYACFEPTLDYVVVKIPKWPFDKFHGANRSLGTKMMATGEVMAIANNFEAAFLKGIRSLEIGQYSLVHQASRNRTIDELKARVQIPDDERIFDLAEMLRRNYRVDKVSEITGMDPFFVEKIKGIVEEEEKLRKTRVEHVTEEWLRELKKRGFSDKGMGDLIGCSPQKIYELRSQFDIHPVYKMVDTCGGEFEAVSPYYYSTYDQEDEVVVSERKKVMVIGSGPIRIGQGIEFDYCCVHSVLALRKAGIETIMVNNNPETVSTDFDISDKLYFEPLTEEDVLNIVEKEKPNGVILQFGGQTAIKLAKFFREMNIPILGTQPEQIDVAEDREKFEALMEELNIDRPKGKAVWSLEEGLVVAETLGYPVLVRPSYVLGGQGMEITYEEKELIRYLGDSFERDKKTPVLIDRYLIGTEIEVDALCDGEEILIPGIMEHLERAGIHSGDSISMYPSQNVSEEIKEKIIDYTKRIALALRVQGMINIQFIEYENELYIIEVNPRSSRTVPYISKVAEVPIIALATRVMLGEKIIDMGYGTGLYKESEMVGVKVPVFSTEKLPLVEVSLGPEMRSTGEVLGVGRDWVEALYKGCLAAKIPLLKQDGRVLVTIKDQDKEEFLPLAKKFAEKNYEFIATAGTAKFLRKHGMEAREVNKIGEDQPNILDVIRQGEVDLVVNTPTKGNDTNRDGFKIRRAAVESSVGVVTSLDTVAALLTVLESEVSMENIEVINLGVKS; this is encoded by the coding sequence ATGCCAAGAGATCACAGTATAAGAAAAGTACTTGTAATTGGGTCAGGACCCATCACCATTGGACAGGCAGCGGAATTCGATTATGCAGGTACCCAAGCCTGCCAAGCGTTGAAGGAGGAAGGCGTTGAGGTTGTCCTAGTGAATAGTAATCCCGCTACCATTATGACGGATCGAGAAATGGCGGATAAAATTTATATAGAACCATTAAAAGTAGAAATCATAGAGAAAATTATAGAAAAAGAACGACCGGATAGTTTGATTGCGGGTATGGGAGGACAAACGGGACTCAACTTAGCAGTGGAGCTCCATGATCAGGGGATATTAAACAAATATGGTGTACGGGTGATTGGGACATCTATTGAATCCATTAAAAAAGGAGAAGATCGTGAGCTCTTTAAAAACCTGATGGAAAAAATACAGCAGCCTAGCATAGAAAGTGAGATTATTACAAAGCTAGAGGACGGGTTGAGCTTTGCAGAAGAGATTGGCTACCCGGTGATTGTCAGACCTGCCTATACATTAGGGGGAGCTGGAGGCGGAATCGCAGATGACCCAGAAGCCTTGAAGACGATTTTGACGGCTGGACTGCACCTAAGTCCCGTGGGACAAGTATTACTAGAAAGAAGTATCAAAGGTTGGAAGGAAATTGAATATGAGGTGATGCGAGATGGATCTGGGAACTGCATCACTGTATGTAATATGGAAAACATTGATCCTGTTGGTGTGCATACGGGAGATAGTATTGTGGTGGCACCCTCTCAAACCCTTTCAGATAAGGAATACCAGATGCTCCGAAGCGCATCCATTGACATTATCAACGCCATCGGAATAGAAGGAGGCTGTAATGTACAGTTCGCCCTAGACCCCCATAGCTTTGCCTATGTGGTCATTGAAATTAATCCAAGGGTCAGTCGGTCTTCAGCCCTTGCTTCTAAGGTAACGGGTTATCCCATTGCCAAGGTAGCCGCTAAGATTGCCCTGGGCTTTGGACTGGATGAAATTAAAAATGCAGTGACGAAAAAGACCTATGCCTGCTTTGAGCCCACATTGGATTATGTGGTTGTTAAAATACCCAAGTGGCCCTTTGATAAATTTCACGGTGCCAATCGAAGTTTAGGGACTAAGATGATGGCTACTGGAGAAGTCATGGCCATTGCAAATAACTTCGAAGCAGCTTTTTTAAAGGGAATTCGTTCATTGGAAATTGGACAATACTCCCTAGTTCATCAAGCTTCAAGAAATCGAACCATAGATGAATTAAAGGCAAGGGTTCAAATTCCTGATGATGAAAGAATATTTGATTTAGCAGAGATGCTTCGAAGAAACTACCGAGTAGATAAGGTTAGTGAAATTACTGGGATGGATCCATTCTTTGTAGAAAAAATTAAAGGAATCGTGGAAGAGGAAGAAAAACTAAGGAAAACAAGGGTAGAACATGTAACCGAGGAGTGGTTAAGGGAACTAAAAAAGAGGGGTTTTTCCGATAAGGGAATGGGTGATTTAATAGGATGCAGTCCCCAAAAGATCTATGAGCTAAGAAGCCAGTTTGATATTCATCCGGTTTATAAAATGGTAGATACCTGTGGGGGTGAATTTGAAGCTGTTTCCCCTTACTATTACTCTACCTATGACCAAGAGGATGAAGTGGTGGTAAGTGAGAGGAAAAAGGTGATGGTTATTGGCTCGGGACCCATTCGAATTGGTCAGGGAATCGAATTTGATTACTGCTGTGTTCATAGTGTGTTAGCCCTAAGAAAAGCAGGAATTGAAACAATCATGGTGAATAACAATCCAGAGACAGTTAGCACAGACTTTGACATATCCGATAAGTTATACTTTGAACCCTTAACCGAGGAAGATGTCTTGAATATTGTTGAAAAGGAAAAACCAAATGGTGTGATTCTACAGTTTGGAGGACAGACAGCAATTAAATTAGCTAAATTCTTTAGGGAAATGAATATTCCAATCCTAGGGACCCAGCCAGAGCAAATTGATGTGGCAGAGGATCGAGAGAAGTTTGAGGCTCTAATGGAAGAACTGAACATTGACAGGCCTAAAGGGAAGGCTGTGTGGAGCCTAGAGGAGGGTCTAGTTGTAGCAGAAACATTAGGATATCCCGTATTAGTGCGTCCCTCCTACGTCCTTGGGGGGCAGGGAATGGAAATTACCTATGAGGAAAAGGAATTAATAAGATATCTAGGAGATTCATTTGAGCGAGACAAGAAAACCCCAGTGCTCATTGACCGCTATTTAATTGGTACAGAAATTGAAGTCGATGCCTTATGTGATGGGGAAGAAATCTTGATTCCTGGGATAATGGAGCATTTAGAAAGAGCTGGGATTCATTCTGGAGATAGTATATCCATGTATCCAAGTCAAAACGTATCAGAAGAAATTAAGGAGAAGATAATAGACTATACAAAGCGAATTGCCTTAGCATTAAGGGTACAAGGGATGATTAACATTCAGTTCATCGAATATGAAAATGAACTTTACATTATCGAAGTGAACCCGAGATCTAGCAGAACGGTACCTTATATTAGTAAGGTAGCAGAAGTGCCAATTATTGCATTGGCAACAAGGGTGATGCTGGGTGAGAAAATTATAGATATGGGATATGGAACTGGTCTGTATAAAGAGTCTGAAATGGTAGGTGTAAAGGTACCCGTATTTTCTACGGAAAAGCTACCCTTGGTGGAGGTCAGCCTTGGACCAGAGATGAGATCCACTGGAGAGGTTTTAGGCGTCGGAAGAGATTGGGTGGAAGCATTGTACAAAGGCTGCCTAGCAGCTAAAATCCCCCTACTAAAACAAGATGGAAGGGTTTTGGTGACGATAAAGGATCAGGACAAAGAAGAGTTTCTGCCACTGGCCAAAAAATTTGCTGAAAAAAATTATGAATTTATCGCCACAGCAGGAACCGCAAAGTTTTTACGAAAGCATGGGATGGAAGCTAGAGAAGTAAACAAAATAGGGGAAGATCAACCCAATATCTTGGATGTTATTCGACAGGGTGAGGTAGACCTAGTGGTTAACACACCAACAAAGGGAAATGATACGAACAGAGATGGATTTAAAATTCGCCGTGCTGCAGTAGAGTCCTCCGTAGGGGTTGTCACATCCTTAGATACAGTGGCCGCTTTATTGACAGTATTGGAGTCGGAGGTTTCCATGGAAAACATAGAAGTGATTAATTTGGGGGTGAAGTCTTGA
- a CDS encoding carbamoyl phosphate synthase small subunit, whose translation MKAKLILENGSIFEGKAFGYIGESVGEVVFNTGMTGYQEILTDPSYHGQIVTMTYPLMGNYGINLEDVESSKVRVKALIVREQCVKPSNWRCEMDLDGYLKQNQIMGLQGIDTRALTKVLRNNGTMKGIITTEELTTQEIQAKLSAFSNEKAVEAVTTEDVYEIQGTGKHIAVMDFGVKENILRSFRKRNCRITVFPANTRAEEVLAVNPDGIFLSNGPGDPQDLESVIENIKQLIGKKPIFGICLGHQLLALSLGGNTSKLKFGHRGCNHPVKDLINSKVYITSQNHGYVVKNEDLPKEMVVTHINLNDETIEGMQHKTLPIFSVQFHPEACPGPQDTGYLFDRFMKMLGGELICQEITV comes from the coding sequence ATGAAGGCAAAACTTATTTTAGAAAATGGAAGCATATTTGAAGGCAAGGCCTTTGGATATATAGGGGAAAGCGTTGGAGAGGTGGTTTTCAATACGGGAATGACAGGTTATCAAGAGATTCTAACGGATCCATCCTACCATGGACAAATTGTGACCATGACCTATCCATTGATGGGCAATTATGGAATAAACCTAGAGGATGTGGAATCCTCCAAAGTAAGGGTAAAGGCTTTAATTGTCAGAGAGCAGTGCGTCAAACCAAGTAACTGGCGTTGTGAGATGGACTTAGATGGATATTTAAAACAAAATCAAATTATGGGATTACAGGGGATTGACACAAGGGCGCTGACTAAAGTATTGAGAAATAATGGAACCATGAAGGGGATTATCACAACGGAGGAACTAACAACTCAAGAAATTCAAGCGAAATTGAGTGCATTTAGTAATGAAAAGGCTGTTGAAGCTGTCACGACTGAGGATGTTTATGAAATTCAGGGAACAGGAAAACATATTGCAGTGATGGACTTTGGTGTTAAGGAAAATATATTACGTTCCTTTCGAAAGCGGAACTGTAGGATAACAGTGTTCCCAGCCAATACTAGGGCAGAAGAAGTTTTAGCTGTCAATCCCGACGGCATCTTTCTATCAAACGGACCAGGAGACCCACAGGACTTAGAGTCTGTCATTGAGAATATCAAACAATTGATTGGAAAGAAACCGATATTCGGCATCTGTTTAGGACATCAGCTTTTAGCCCTGAGCCTAGGGGGTAATACCTCAAAGCTAAAATTTGGGCATCGAGGCTGTAATCACCCAGTTAAGGACTTGATTAATAGCAAGGTGTATATCACCTCTCAAAACCATGGGTATGTGGTCAAGAATGAGGACCTACCTAAGGAAATGGTAGTGACCCACATCAACTTAAATGATGAAACAATTGAAGGGATGCAGCATAAAACCCTACCTATTTTCAGTGTGCAGTTTCATCCAGAGGCATGCCCAGGTCCCCAGGACACAGGGTATTTATTTGACAGATTCATGAAAATGTTAGGAGGAGAACTCATATGCCAAGAGATCACAGTATAA
- the pyrF gene encoding orotidine-5'-phosphate decarboxylase, protein MIDRLIKKIEETQAPIVVGLDPRLNLIPKHIKEEAYEIHGKTPKAAGEIFYRFNKEIIDTIYDLVPAIKPQVAMYEQYGPEGMEAYIKTIDYAKEKGLIVIGDIKRSDIASTAEAYSQGHIGRVEIEEESYTVFNQDAITLNPYLGVDSIEPYIQNCKTYDKGLFILVKTSNPNSGEFQDLDVGGEKLYERVGRSVNQWGAQLIGKKGYSQVGAVVGATHPEQAADLRKLMPRSYFLVPGYGAQGATAEDLKGYFNQDGLGAIINSSRGIIAAYRNEKYQKQFTEKEFALSSREAVIDMKKDLQRIR, encoded by the coding sequence ATGATAGATAGATTAATCAAGAAAATAGAAGAAACCCAAGCGCCCATTGTTGTGGGTTTAGACCCAAGATTGAATTTGATACCAAAGCACATTAAAGAAGAAGCTTATGAAATACATGGGAAAACACCGAAGGCTGCAGGTGAAATATTCTATCGTTTTAACAAAGAAATAATTGATACAATATATGACTTGGTACCCGCTATCAAACCCCAGGTGGCGATGTATGAGCAATATGGTCCTGAAGGAATGGAGGCATATATTAAAACCATTGATTATGCAAAGGAAAAGGGACTCATTGTCATCGGGGATATAAAAAGAAGTGACATTGCTTCCACAGCAGAGGCTTACTCCCAAGGACATATTGGAAGAGTTGAAATAGAAGAGGAAAGCTATACGGTTTTTAATCAAGATGCTATCACCCTAAATCCTTACCTAGGAGTAGATTCCATTGAGCCTTACATTCAAAACTGTAAAACCTATGATAAGGGACTGTTTATTCTAGTGAAAACCTCTAATCCAAACAGTGGAGAATTTCAAGACTTAGATGTAGGGGGAGAAAAGCTTTACGAAAGGGTGGGGCGCTCTGTGAACCAATGGGGAGCACAGCTCATTGGGAAAAAAGGATATAGTCAAGTGGGAGCCGTGGTGGGAGCCACTCATCCAGAGCAAGCAGCGGATCTTAGAAAGCTCATGCCAAGGAGCTACTTCCTGGTGCCTGGATATGGGGCCCAGGGTGCAACGGCTGAAGATTTAAAGGGATACTTTAATCAAGACGGTTTAGGGGCCATTATTAACTCATCAAGGGGAATTATTGCAGCCTATAGAAATGAAAAATATCAGAAACAATTTACTGAAAAAGAGTTTGCCCTATCATCTAGGGAGGCAGTCATTGACATGAAGAAGGACCTACAGCGAATTAGATAA
- a CDS encoding dihydroorotase encodes MKLLIKNGRVIDPATKLDAIKDILVLNEKIVEVQDEINQEADEIIDAKGYWVVPGLIDVHVHLREPGFEHKETIETGSKSAAMGGFTTICCMPNTQPVVDSVEIVQYIKEKTKRQAVVNVLPIGSITKGQMGKELVDVEKLVESGICGISEDGKTVMDSALLKKAMEQAKAANIPVFSHCEDHTLVQGGAMNAGKKAEALGIKGLGRDAEEVIIARDIILARNTGVKLHLCHVSTKGGVELTREAKQRGENVTAEVCPHHFALTEDIVEKDFTNSKMNPPLRTGEDVDAIKQGLVDGTIEVIATDHAPHHADEKNQEFHQAPFGIVGLETALSIGMTELVATKLLTPMSFIEKMTINPAKLLGIDKGTIQVGKIADITILDSNLEYEIDVNTFASKSNNSPFHGSKVKGKVMFTIVAGEIIVENGELKH; translated from the coding sequence ATGAAACTATTAATTAAAAATGGAAGAGTCATTGACCCGGCGACAAAATTAGATGCCATAAAAGATATATTGGTTCTCAATGAAAAAATTGTAGAGGTACAAGATGAAATCAATCAAGAAGCCGATGAAATCATTGATGCAAAAGGATATTGGGTGGTGCCGGGACTCATTGATGTCCATGTGCATTTGAGAGAACCGGGGTTTGAACATAAGGAAACAATTGAAACGGGAAGCAAAAGTGCAGCAATGGGTGGATTTACAACCATATGCTGTATGCCAAACACTCAGCCTGTTGTCGATTCGGTAGAGATTGTTCAATACATCAAAGAAAAGACCAAGAGGCAAGCTGTTGTTAATGTACTGCCCATCGGAAGTATTACCAAAGGACAGATGGGAAAGGAATTAGTAGATGTTGAAAAGCTAGTAGAATCCGGGATTTGTGGTATCAGCGAAGATGGTAAAACAGTCATGGATAGCGCCCTACTAAAGAAAGCCATGGAGCAGGCTAAGGCTGCCAACATACCTGTGTTTTCCCACTGTGAGGATCATACATTAGTTCAAGGGGGAGCTATGAATGCAGGAAAAAAAGCAGAAGCCTTAGGAATCAAGGGTCTAGGAAGAGATGCAGAGGAAGTTATCATCGCCAGAGACATCATTTTAGCAAGAAATACCGGGGTAAAGCTACACCTATGCCATGTGAGTACCAAGGGTGGCGTAGAGCTAACCCGTGAGGCAAAGCAAAGGGGTGAAAACGTAACAGCAGAGGTGTGTCCCCATCACTTCGCTTTAACTGAGGATATTGTAGAAAAAGATTTTACCAATTCCAAAATGAATCCGCCTCTGAGAACTGGAGAGGATGTGGATGCCATCAAGCAAGGGTTAGTAGATGGAACCATTGAAGTGATTGCCACAGACCATGCACCCCATCATGCAGATGAAAAGAATCAGGAGTTTCATCAAGCACCCTTTGGTATTGTAGGTCTAGAAACTGCCTTATCCATAGGGATGACAGAGTTGGTAGCAACAAAACTTTTAACACCCATGAGCTTTATCGAAAAGATGACCATCAATCCAGCAAAGCTATTGGGAATTGATAAAGGAACGATACAGGTTGGGAAAATAGCAGATATAACAATCCTTGATTCTAATCTAGAATATGAAATAGATGTTAACACCTTTGCATCAAAGAGCAATAACAGTCCCTTTCATGGGAGTAAGGTGAAGGGAAAAGTTATGTTCACCATTGTTGCAGGAGAAATTATTGTGGAAAATGGGGAGCTAAAGCATTAA
- a CDS encoding M55 family metallopeptidase, with protein MKQMKVFISADIEGIWGVVSRDQADPLGKNYERARKLMTEEINWVVEEAFNAGAKEVVINDSHGRMDNLLIEQLYPRAVLISGSPKPLSMMQGIDQSYDAVIFIGYHPRAGTSEGIFDHTYAGSIVASVKINGKEVGECGLNAGLAGYFDVPVVLVSGDDKVVAQSKEEIGTIEGVVVKETMARYAAKNCSLEEVKKRYKEAIQRALGHVDQYPLVEYEGEIELELAFNATIMTEVAMLVPGVKRKGARCITYSSGDYLDLYRLFRALIILAGSTL; from the coding sequence ATGAAGCAGATGAAAGTCTTTATTTCAGCAGATATAGAAGGAATATGGGGTGTTGTTTCGAGAGATCAAGCGGATCCTTTGGGAAAGAACTATGAACGAGCCAGGAAGCTTATGACTGAAGAAATTAATTGGGTTGTGGAAGAAGCCTTTAATGCAGGAGCCAAAGAAGTGGTGATTAATGATTCCCATGGTAGGATGGATAATTTATTAATTGAACAGCTTTATCCAAGAGCGGTATTGATCAGTGGAAGCCCTAAGCCATTAAGTATGATGCAAGGAATCGATCAATCCTATGATGCCGTCATTTTTATTGGATATCATCCAAGGGCAGGGACTTCTGAAGGTATTTTTGACCATACCTATGCAGGGAGCATTGTAGCCAGTGTAAAAATCAATGGAAAAGAAGTCGGGGAGTGTGGTTTAAACGCTGGCCTTGCTGGTTATTTTGATGTGCCAGTGGTATTAGTATCTGGGGATGATAAGGTAGTGGCACAATCTAAGGAGGAGATTGGTACGATTGAGGGTGTGGTTGTGAAGGAAACCATGGCACGTTATGCTGCTAAGAATTGCTCCTTAGAAGAAGTGAAAAAAAGGTATAAAGAGGCCATTCAAAGGGCATTGGGTCATGTAGATCAGTATCCTCTGGTGGAATATGAGGGGGAAATTGAATTGGAGCTTGCATTTAACGCTACCATTATGACTGAGGTAGCCATGCTAGTGCCTGGAGTGAAGCGTAAAGGGGCTAGATGTATTACCTATTCATCAGGGGATTATTTAGATTTATATCGACTTTTTAGAGCATTGATTATTTTAGCTGGTTCAACTCTTTAA